One Verrucomicrobiales bacterium genomic window carries:
- a CDS encoding M20/M25/M40 family metallo-hydrolase, with amino-acid sequence MSKMNRILHLSLLLAALLSPGSRSSGADPDFESVRNETVSTLVGLIRIDTTNPPGNETKAAAYLKSLLDQDGIPSEILEKAPGRGNLVARIRGNGKKRPLLLMGHTDVVGVESKKWTVDPFAGVIQDGYIYGRGALDDKGMTAVCFQVFRMLKRLGVTLERDVIFLAEAAEEGSPTEGIDFMVAKHWDKIDCEFALNEGGSMVTTNGVVQYVGVATTEKVPRLVFLSAKGVSGHGSRPRVDNAIVHLCSAVAKVGEWQPPMRLNETTRTFFDRLARISPPNEAFLYRNLEDPAIGSLVQDKLRASHPGYNSMLRTSISPNIIRSGFRYNVIPADATATLDVRWLPDENVEEFIATLKRIINDPAIEITLAEPGSRKPAQPSSIQTEMFKTLEKVQQQMFPGAVTLPTMLTGATDSAQLREKGVHAYGLGSLIAEEDSSRVHGNDERIHIEGMGKFVEFVYRSVIAIAATP; translated from the coding sequence ATGAGCAAGATGAACCGAATCCTCCACCTCTCACTCCTTCTCGCTGCCCTCCTGTCCCCGGGAAGCCGCTCGAGCGGTGCCGATCCCGATTTCGAATCCGTGCGCAACGAGACCGTATCGACGCTCGTCGGCCTGATTCGAATCGACACCACCAATCCGCCCGGCAACGAAACCAAAGCGGCCGCTTATCTCAAATCCCTCCTCGATCAGGACGGTATACCCTCCGAGATTCTGGAGAAAGCCCCAGGGCGAGGCAATCTGGTGGCACGGATCCGGGGCAACGGCAAAAAGCGTCCGCTCCTGCTCATGGGACATACGGATGTCGTGGGCGTGGAATCGAAGAAGTGGACGGTGGATCCCTTCGCGGGAGTGATACAGGACGGCTACATCTACGGGCGCGGAGCGCTGGATGACAAAGGCATGACCGCCGTTTGTTTCCAGGTGTTTCGGATGTTGAAACGGTTGGGAGTCACCTTGGAGCGCGATGTCATCTTTCTGGCCGAAGCGGCGGAGGAAGGAAGTCCCACGGAAGGCATCGATTTCATGGTGGCCAAGCACTGGGATAAGATCGACTGCGAGTTCGCCTTGAACGAAGGCGGCTCGATGGTCACCACCAACGGGGTGGTTCAATATGTGGGGGTCGCCACCACCGAGAAGGTGCCACGACTGGTCTTTCTATCCGCCAAAGGCGTGAGCGGACATGGCTCCCGACCGCGAGTGGACAACGCCATCGTGCATCTGTGCAGCGCCGTCGCCAAAGTCGGGGAGTGGCAGCCACCCATGCGACTCAACGAGACGACCCGGACATTCTTCGATCGGCTGGCCCGAATCAGCCCTCCCAACGAGGCGTTCCTGTATCGGAATTTGGAAGATCCGGCGATCGGGAGCTTGGTTCAGGATAAGCTGAGAGCCAGTCATCCCGGCTACAATTCAATGCTGCGGACCTCGATTTCCCCCAACATCATCCGCTCCGGTTTCCGTTATAACGTGATTCCAGCGGATGCCACGGCCACGTTGGATGTTCGCTGGCTTCCCGATGAGAATGTGGAAGAGTTCATCGCGACCCTGAAACGGATCATCAACGATCCGGCCATCGAGATCACCCTCGCCGAACCAGGAAGCCGCAAGCCGGCTCAGCCCTCGAGCATCCAGACCGAAATGTTCAAAACCTTGGAGAAGGTGCAGCAGCAGATGTTCCCAGGTGCCGTGACACTACCAACGATGCTTACCGGAGCCACTGACTCCGCTCAACTCCGGGAGAAAGGTGTTCACGCCTACGGTCTAGGATCCCTCATCGCCGAGGAAGACTCATCCAGGGTACACGGAAACGACGAGCGCATCCACATCGAGGGTATGGGCAAATTTGTTGAATTCGTTTACCGCAGCGTGATCGCCATCGCCGCCACGCCCTGA